Proteins encoded together in one Quercus lobata isolate SW786 chromosome 3, ValleyOak3.0 Primary Assembly, whole genome shotgun sequence window:
- the LOC115981169 gene encoding uncharacterized protein LOC115981169: MESKTINLVHKTDSAFTASINGHPLPSKFKLSSLDSYDGTRDPFDHIATFKTTMHLQGVPNEIMCRAFPTTLKGPARVWFSKTPPNSVSSFEELSKLFVNNFIRGQRHKRSSSSLLTIEQGENESLWSFITRFNREALNVDKADDKLLLTAFHNGVNSDLFIHKLCEKEPRSMAEFVHSAQNFMNAEDAIIAKKRKRSKRVGANPSRHPEQGPRPKKGRMEERKDRDSKKLGSSTRNQQYTPLNIPLEQVLMQIRDDPSLKWPKKMKRDPNKRNRNKYCRFHRDHGHDTEECFNLKQQIKNLIRQGKLRNFLGQDHRDEK, translated from the coding sequence atGGAGTCAAAAACTATCAATTTAGTTCACAAAACTGATTCCGCCTtcacggcttccatcaacggtcaccctctaccatcaaagttcaagttgTCTTCTCTGGATTCGTATGATGGAACACGCGACCCGTTTGATCACATCGCCACCTTTAAGACTACCATGCATCTTCAAGGGGTGCCTAATGAAataatgtgtagagccttccctaccaccctcAAGGGCCCAGCACGAGTCTGGTTTAGCAAAACACCCCCGAATTCGGtaagttcttttgaagagttgagcaagttgttcgttaacaatttcattaggGGACAGAGGCACAAGCGTTCGTCGTCTAGCTTGTTGACCATAGAGCAGGGGGAGAACGAAAGCCTATGGTCGTTCATCACCCGTTTTAATAGAGAAGCTTTAAATGTGGACAAAGCAGATGATAAACTCCTATTGACAGCCTTCCATAATGGGGTGAATTCAGATTTGTTTATACATAAACTCTGTGAAAAAGAGCCCCGGTCCATGGCCGAATTTGTCCATTCggctcaaaattttatgaatgcggaAGACGCGATCAttgctaagaagaggaagaggtctAAGAGAGTAGGCGCAAACCCCAGTCGCCATCCCGAGCAAGgccctcgtccaaagaagggacgaaTGGAAGAAAGGAAGGACCGTGATAGTAAGAAGCTAGGCTCTTCAACACGGAACCAGCAATATACCCCTTTGAACATCCCACTTGAGCAGGTCCTTATGCAGATCAGGGATGATCCTTCCTTGAAGTGGccgaaaaaaatgaagagagatcCTAATAAGCGCAATAGGaacaagtattgtcgcttccatagGGATCATGGTCATGATACAGAAGAGTGTTTCAATTTAAAGCAGcaaattaaaaatctcataaGGCAAGGGAAGTTGAGGAATTTCCTTGGACAAGACCACAGGGACGAGAAATAG
- the LOC115981675 gene encoding F-box/kelch-repeat protein At1g23390 has protein sequence MAKHQTVVDEEEEAPIHGDILEAILTHVPLIDLVPACHVSTSWKGAVFSSLRHLNPVKPWLIVHAQSTRYPYTTTSHAYDPRSHVWVDIEQPSIKYVSTLRSSHSNLLYMQSPFRFVFSSDPLQLTWHRAVAPMVWRPDPIVALVGERVVIAGGACDFGDDPLAVETYDLKTRAWDTCDDMPAILKDSCASTWLSVAVDKLKMYVMEKCSGATHSFDPITKTWQGPYDLRPDQNVFSSIIGFVNDRMFVVGLVGEAENVKSVKMWEVKGEMLDMKTEVSEMPKELVAKLIGQSPRVTSIGMNSVGNFVFLHNPSDPAEVIVCEVQNGASFCSWGSVGNAVVDDGSRIVKNLVYTCANVGLGELHQALRSGDRRFTIKEEME, from the coding sequence ATGGCGAAACACCAAACTGTagtagatgaagaagaagaagccccaaTCCACGGTGATATTCTAGAGGCTATTCTCACGCATGTGCCACTCATCGACCTCGTCCCGGCTTGCCACGTATCCACCTCGTGGAAAGGCGCTGTGTTTTCCTCTCTTCGTCACCTGAACCCGGTCAAGCCCTGGCTCATTGTCCACGCCCAGTCGACCCGGTATCCGTACACAACGACCTCGCACGCTTACGATCCTCGCTCGCACGTGTGGGTCGACATCGAGCAGCCTTCGATCAAGTACGTCTCGACTCTCCGGTCGTCGCACTCGAATTTGCTCTACATGCAGAGCCCGTTCCGGTTCGTTTTCTCGTCCGACCCGCTTCAGCTGACGTGGCACAGGGCGGTCGCCCCGATGGTGTGGAGGCCCGACCCGATCGTGGCGCTGGTGGGGGAGCGCGTAGTGATCGCCGGAGGCGCGTGCGATTTCGGGGACGACCCGCTCGCGGTGGAGACTTACGACTTGAAGACTCGCGCGTGGGACACGTGCGACGACATGCCCGCGATACTCAAAGATTCCTGTGCCTCCACGTGGCTTTCGGTGGCTGTGGACAAGTTAAAAATGTACGTGATGGAGAAATGTTCCGGTGCGACGCACTCGTTCGATCCTATCACTAAGACCTGGCAAGGACCTTATGATCTCCGACCTGACCAAAACGTTTTCTCTTCAATAATCGGATTTGTCAATGATCGAATGTTCGTGGTGGGTTTGGTCGGAGAGGCTGAGAATGTCAAAAGCGTAAAAATGTGGGAAGTGAAGGGTGAAATGTTGGATATGAAAACTGAAGTCAGTGAGATGCCGAAGGAGCTGGTGGCGAAACTGATAGGGCAGAGTCCACGCGTGACGTCGATCGGGATGAACTCGGTGGGCAATTTCGTCTTTTTGCACAACCCTTCTGACCCGGCGGAGGTGATCGTGTGCGAGGTGCAAAACGGTGCGTCGTTTTGCAGCTGGGGGAGTGTGGGGAATGCGGTGGTGGACGACGGGAGTAGGATCGTGAAGAATTTAGTGTACACGTGTGCCAACGTTGGACTCGGAGAATTGCACCAGGCTTTGAGGTCTGGTGATCGGAGATTCACAATTAAGGAGGAGATGGAGTAG